In one window of Corynebacterium mycetoides DNA:
- a CDS encoding NAD-dependent succinate-semialdehyde dehydrogenase: MAIPYRVQNPTTNEIVESFDFITDDELDNAVATAHKAFGTWSVASLEDRAAVLHKVADLFDAQRDELSKIIAEEMGKSLPEGDAEINDVVDIFNYYADHGAELLADEPLETTGGAAVVRKVPLGVIVGVMPWNYPYYQVARFVAPTLMAGNTVLLKHAEICPRSSQKIQEIIEEAGAPEGVFINIYADHDQIETLIGDKRVQGVSLTGSERAGRSVAATAGKNLKKAVLELGGTDPYVILDTDDVAESAKVAWEKRISNTGQACTSNKRIIVMEDIYDDFVKEMVRIAESYTKGDPMNPQEGQYFPLSSRTAAENLVKQVQSAVEAGATLHTGGEQVGDGAYFTPAVLTGIPVGSDPYYEEFFGPVAEIYKVSSDEEAIELANDSNHGLSGAVFSTDEERAKKVANRIETGMIHVNIPQARGAELPFGGVKNSGFGRELGPLGIEEFVNKQRYYVAE, translated from the coding sequence ATGGCTATTCCTTACAGAGTCCAGAATCCAACAACCAACGAAATCGTCGAATCTTTCGACTTTATTACTGACGACGAGCTTGACAACGCGGTCGCCACGGCGCACAAGGCGTTCGGAACCTGGAGCGTAGCATCGCTCGAGGACCGCGCCGCAGTGCTGCACAAGGTCGCCGATCTTTTCGACGCCCAGCGCGACGAACTGTCCAAGATCATCGCCGAGGAGATGGGCAAGTCCCTCCCCGAGGGCGACGCCGAGATCAATGACGTCGTCGACATCTTTAACTACTACGCCGACCACGGCGCAGAGCTGCTCGCCGACGAGCCGCTCGAGACCACCGGCGGCGCAGCAGTCGTCCGCAAGGTCCCTCTCGGCGTGATCGTGGGCGTTATGCCGTGGAATTACCCGTACTACCAGGTCGCACGCTTCGTCGCGCCGACGCTGATGGCGGGTAACACTGTGCTGCTCAAGCACGCCGAGATCTGCCCGCGCTCCTCGCAGAAGATCCAGGAGATTATCGAGGAAGCCGGCGCTCCCGAGGGCGTCTTCATCAACATCTACGCCGACCACGACCAGATTGAGACCCTGATCGGCGACAAGCGCGTCCAGGGCGTTTCGCTCACCGGCTCCGAGCGCGCCGGGCGTTCCGTGGCTGCGACCGCGGGCAAGAACCTGAAGAAGGCCGTGCTCGAGCTCGGCGGCACCGACCCCTACGTCATCCTGGACACCGACGACGTCGCGGAGTCCGCAAAGGTTGCGTGGGAGAAGCGCATCAGCAACACCGGCCAGGCCTGCACCTCCAACAAGCGCATCATCGTGATGGAGGACATCTACGACGACTTCGTCAAGGAGATGGTCCGCATTGCGGAGTCCTACACCAAGGGCGATCCGATGAATCCCCAGGAGGGGCAGTACTTCCCGCTGTCGTCGCGCACGGCCGCCGAGAACCTGGTCAAGCAGGTCCAGAGCGCCGTCGAGGCGGGCGCGACACTGCACACCGGCGGCGAGCAGGTGGGGGACGGCGCCTACTTCACCCCGGCCGTGCTTACCGGCATCCCGGTCGGCTCCGACCCGTACTACGAGGAGTTCTTCGGCCCCGTCGCCGAGATCTACAAGGTCAGCTCCGACGAGGAGGCCATCGAACTGGCCAACGACTCCAACCACGGCCTGAGCGGCGCCGTCTTCTCCACCGACGAGGAGCGCGCCAAGAAGGTGGCCAACCGCATCGAGACGGGTATGATCCACGTGAACATCCCGCAAGCACGCGGCGCTGAGCTGCCCTTCGGCGGCGTGAAGAACTCCGGCTTCGGCCGCGAGCTCGGCCCGCTGGGCATTGAGGAGTTCGTGAACAAGCAGCGCTACTACGTGGCCGAGTAA
- a CDS encoding DMT family transporter, whose product MLPLLAALAIGAVIPIQTAANSRLRLSVGGFPAVSALVSFTVAFAVSIAVTAVITGTVLPDFAATAREPWWVWTGGAMGVLFVMGNILLFPRIGAVQTVVLPILGQVVMGLAIDHFGLFRAPQMDVGLGRIAGAVVVLAGIALVLGLGRGKTDTGARGAWGWRVLGVGIGMTSALQTTINGHLGSVAGSSLHASEISLGVGVLLILALALATAPRQLVTAPTPGPWWMWLGGIIGAAFVIGGARLAPILGTATTVIAFNAGTIAGGQAMESMGWFGAKRLRMDAIRLAGLAMIFLGVVAVRLF is encoded by the coding sequence ATGCTTCCGCTCCTCGCGGCGCTCGCCATCGGCGCCGTCATCCCGATCCAGACGGCCGCAAATTCCCGTCTGCGCCTCAGCGTCGGCGGGTTCCCCGCCGTGTCCGCGCTCGTGTCGTTCACGGTGGCCTTCGCGGTGTCGATCGCCGTCACCGCAGTTATAACCGGGACGGTGCTGCCCGACTTCGCGGCGACAGCCCGCGAGCCGTGGTGGGTGTGGACGGGTGGCGCGATGGGCGTCCTCTTCGTCATGGGCAACATCCTGCTCTTCCCGCGCATCGGAGCCGTGCAGACGGTGGTGTTGCCCATCCTCGGCCAGGTGGTGATGGGGCTGGCGATCGACCACTTCGGGCTGTTCCGCGCGCCGCAGATGGACGTGGGCCTCGGCCGGATCGCGGGTGCGGTGGTGGTGCTCGCGGGCATCGCGCTCGTGCTCGGGCTGGGCAGGGGCAAAACGGACACCGGCGCCCGCGGTGCGTGGGGGTGGCGCGTGCTCGGCGTCGGCATCGGCATGACCTCCGCGCTGCAGACCACCATCAACGGGCATCTGGGTTCCGTCGCCGGGTCGTCGCTGCACGCGTCCGAGATCTCCCTGGGGGTCGGGGTGCTGCTAATTCTCGCACTCGCGCTGGCCACGGCGCCGCGGCAGCTGGTCACCGCGCCGACGCCGGGGCCGTGGTGGATGTGGCTCGGCGGCATCATCGGCGCGGCATTCGTCATCGGCGGGGCGAGGCTCGCCCCGATCCTGGGTACAGCGACGACGGTCATCGCGTTCAACGCCGGGACGATCGCGGGCGGCCAAGCCATGGAGTCCATGGGGTGGTTCGGGGCGAAGCGCCTGCGTATGGATGCCATCCGTCTCGCAGGACTCGCCATGATTTTCCTCGGTGTCGTCGCCGTGCGGCTGTTCTAA
- a CDS encoding DUF3558 family protein gives MGVRVKHFRVVAGLVALCSVVTGCAGPSASDSAGSVAPSESVAEAPAFHFESGDLVIGPFDPEEVKHNLFDPCTEISDAEFAAAGLVKSAEQPGQGDFQKEIFKGCLIDNGDPFQTVLVVSNSASRSHILRDSPQLDAPSPHPPSAFAFGPPNGSSDMCDVAVETNRGTLSVSVADELGTSDLKSLCARSSAVLSSIYRGSR, from the coding sequence ATGGGGGTTCGGGTGAAACATTTTCGCGTGGTCGCGGGGCTCGTCGCGCTCTGCTCGGTCGTGACTGGGTGCGCGGGGCCGAGTGCTTCGGATTCAGCCGGCTCCGTTGCCCCTTCGGAATCCGTGGCGGAAGCGCCGGCGTTCCACTTCGAAAGCGGCGACTTGGTGATTGGGCCGTTCGACCCGGAGGAAGTCAAGCACAACCTTTTCGACCCCTGCACCGAAATCTCCGACGCCGAGTTCGCCGCGGCGGGGTTGGTCAAGAGCGCGGAGCAGCCTGGTCAGGGGGATTTTCAGAAGGAGATTTTCAAAGGTTGTCTTATCGACAACGGAGATCCCTTTCAGACCGTCTTAGTGGTATCAAACTCAGCGAGCAGGTCGCATATTCTCAGGGATTCACCTCAGCTGGACGCTCCGTCACCGCATCCGCCATCAGCGTTTGCGTTTGGACCGCCTAACGGTTCCAGTGACATGTGCGATGTAGCAGTGGAAACGAACCGAGGGACGCTCTCGGTTAGCGTCGCAGACGAGTTAGGTACCTCGGATCTTAAAAGCTTATGCGCCCGCAGTTCGGCGGTGCTCTCAAGTATTTATCGTGGTTCGCGCTAA
- a CDS encoding serine hydrolase domain-containing protein yields MDLSARFSSWPVDNLSAALVGPTEATFGDKDRVYELMSVTKLLSAYSFLMAVEEGAFSLDDACGPEGSTVRHLLAHASGVGADSREPQKPVGERRIYSSAGFEILDDFLEERSGMRLPEYARLGIFEPLGMGTAEIYGSAGYAGRASISDMRAFARELASPTLLSERTLVDAFSNQFGDLRGIVPGYGMQKPCPWGLGFEIKGEKAPHWTGADMPADTVGHFGLSGTYLWVVPAWSSSPHAGTAMVVLTDRDFGDWAKPLWADTNDAVFAEL; encoded by the coding sequence ATGGATCTCTCCGCGCGTTTCAGTTCATGGCCCGTCGACAACCTCTCCGCCGCCCTCGTCGGCCCTACCGAGGCGACCTTCGGCGACAAGGACCGCGTCTACGAACTCATGAGTGTGACCAAGCTGCTCTCCGCCTACAGCTTTCTCATGGCGGTGGAGGAGGGAGCCTTTTCGCTTGACGACGCCTGCGGGCCCGAGGGCTCAACCGTCCGCCACCTCCTCGCGCACGCCTCCGGTGTCGGCGCCGACTCGCGCGAGCCGCAAAAGCCCGTGGGCGAGCGCCGCATCTACTCCTCGGCCGGCTTCGAAATCCTCGACGATTTCCTGGAGGAGCGCAGCGGCATGCGCCTGCCCGAGTACGCCCGCCTCGGCATTTTTGAGCCGCTGGGCATGGGCACCGCGGAGATCTATGGCTCGGCCGGGTACGCGGGGCGGGCGTCGATAAGCGATATGCGAGCATTCGCCCGCGAGCTCGCCTCGCCCACCCTGCTGAGCGAGCGCACGCTTGTCGACGCCTTCTCCAACCAATTCGGAGACCTCCGCGGCATCGTCCCAGGCTACGGCATGCAAAAGCCGTGCCCGTGGGGCCTGGGATTTGAGATCAAGGGCGAAAAGGCGCCGCACTGGACGGGCGCGGACATGCCCGCAGACACCGTCGGGCACTTCGGCCTGTCCGGCACCTACCTGTGGGTCGTCCCGGCGTGGTCGTCGTCGCCGCACGCGGGCACGGCGATGGTTGTGCTGACGGACCGCGATTTCGGCGACTGGGCCAAGCCGTTGTGGGCGGACACGAACGACGCGGTGTTCGCCGAGTTGTAG
- a CDS encoding trimeric intracellular cation channel family protein, with the protein MDPNQLEPTLQVVYRVLELIGVFLAAVVGGTVARKMKFDIIGFVLIAIVSSLAGGAIRDTVIDSGLIAALANPEYVWTAMAGAAVAYLTRLRGFFWTIFQYHADMATLGVWAVTGSTKALLHGVSPLGCVLMGVVTAAGGGILRDMMCGQVPSVLKNQQMTVIPAVVAGALNVTLYHSGHDTLGMIASPIIAFLLAVLVFWKGWYVPARSDFAPVNDLAWKLRQSFSGVEEQARKAARKAEPEEARTWRHEKMEEIEQEENQELASIEGADTGDVRESPTRESVRDKLGPDSTRDEFIDALYRAFVSSDSDGSSGWTRRK; encoded by the coding sequence GTGGACCCCAATCAACTCGAGCCAACCCTACAAGTTGTCTACCGCGTCCTCGAGCTCATCGGGGTTTTTCTCGCCGCCGTCGTCGGCGGGACCGTCGCGCGGAAAATGAAGTTCGACATCATCGGCTTCGTCCTCATCGCCATCGTGTCCTCGCTTGCGGGAGGCGCGATTCGTGACACCGTGATTGACTCCGGCCTCATCGCCGCGCTGGCGAACCCCGAGTATGTGTGGACGGCCATGGCCGGCGCCGCCGTCGCCTATCTCACACGGCTGCGGGGATTCTTCTGGACGATCTTCCAGTACCACGCCGACATGGCGACGCTGGGCGTGTGGGCTGTCACCGGCTCCACCAAAGCACTGCTCCACGGCGTCTCGCCCCTGGGGTGCGTGCTGATGGGCGTGGTCACGGCAGCCGGCGGCGGCATTCTCCGCGACATGATGTGCGGGCAGGTGCCCAGCGTGTTGAAAAACCAGCAGATGACCGTCATCCCGGCAGTCGTCGCCGGGGCGCTGAACGTCACGCTGTATCACTCCGGCCACGACACCCTCGGCATGATCGCCTCGCCGATCATCGCGTTTCTCCTGGCCGTGCTCGTGTTTTGGAAGGGGTGGTACGTCCCGGCGCGCTCCGATTTCGCCCCCGTCAACGATCTCGCGTGGAAGCTGCGCCAGTCCTTCAGCGGGGTCGAGGAGCAGGCGCGTAAAGCCGCACGTAAGGCGGAGCCCGAGGAGGCCCGCACCTGGCGCCACGAGAAGATGGAGGAGATAGAGCAGGAGGAGAACCAGGAACTCGCCTCCATCGAGGGCGCGGACACCGGCGACGTGCGCGAGTCCCCAACCCGCGAGTCGGTGCGGGACAAGCTGGGCCCCGACTCGACGCGTGACGAGTTCATCGATGCCCTCTACCGCGCCTTCGTCAGCTCGGATTCCGACGGCAGTTCCGGGTGGACGCGGCGCAAGTAA
- a CDS encoding DUF4230 domain-containing protein: MVNVSGDKTRRRRPGCGGVIASILAVILIAALVLAIWRPALFGLGPTRISEDQIGASFKEIAELSVEEYAYSNVGTFDQRGFQVAGRTVPFTGRNFLVTYDGSVKAGLKDAEQVSVDIDDTARTLTVTLPQVDITANTIDPASISVYDQSMNPLNQVKVEDVAGFLAEQESRAADKAVQEGLLERAGARADELARSHAEALIEGTAMAGYAVEVKRG, encoded by the coding sequence GTGGTCAACGTGTCGGGGGACAAAACGAGGCGCAGGCGCCCCGGGTGCGGCGGCGTGATCGCCAGCATTCTCGCCGTCATTCTCATCGCCGCGCTGGTGCTGGCGATATGGCGCCCAGCGTTGTTCGGGCTGGGGCCGACGCGGATCTCCGAGGACCAGATCGGGGCGTCCTTCAAGGAGATTGCGGAGCTCTCGGTGGAAGAGTACGCATACTCCAACGTCGGCACGTTTGACCAGCGCGGTTTTCAGGTCGCCGGGCGCACGGTGCCGTTTACCGGGCGCAACTTCCTGGTCACCTACGACGGTTCGGTCAAGGCCGGGTTGAAGGATGCAGAGCAAGTCTCGGTGGATATTGACGACACCGCCCGCACCCTCACCGTGACCCTGCCGCAGGTGGACATCACCGCCAACACCATCGATCCGGCCAGCATCTCCGTGTACGACCAGTCGATGAACCCCTTGAACCAGGTCAAGGTGGAGGACGTCGCCGGGTTCCTGGCGGAGCAGGAATCCCGCGCGGCCGACAAGGCCGTGCAAGAGGGCCTGCTCGAGCGCGCGGGCGCTCGTGCGGACGAGCTGGCGCGCAGCCACGCCGAGGCGCTGATTGAGGGCACCGCCATGGCGGGCTACGCGGTCGAGGTGAAGCGCGGCTAG
- a CDS encoding AbgT family transporter produces MTGSTKATADETRTESAGGFLGAVERIGNKLPDPFWLFVILSGVVVIASVIGNRIGMKCPGFSSDRF; encoded by the coding sequence ATGACAGGATCTACCAAAGCAACTGCTGACGAGACGCGCACGGAATCCGCCGGCGGGTTCCTCGGAGCCGTTGAGAGGATCGGCAACAAACTCCCCGACCCGTTCTGGCTGTTCGTCATTCTCTCCGGGGTCGTGGTCATTGCCTCGGTGATTGGCAACCGCATCGGAATGAAGTGTCCTGGGTTTAGTTCCGATCGTTTCTAG
- a CDS encoding IS3 family transposase, translating to MVETCQSVPRRSAEHWRVGRRRTEASAAREQRAAQGKRDLEDRFSFFRSGTRPSHQKMIEYIDTYRDRFGVEAICRTLRQTECGFITSRGYRAAKTRAPSARSLSDALLIPELVKVFEDNFSVYGVRKMWKAMQRAGWDIGRDQTARLMKLAGIQGRRRGRTPITTLRADVPDCRPDLVNRDFTASAPHRLWVADITYVRTLSGFAYTAFITDAYSRKIVGVATRASMRTDELPLEAFEHALYHAGDLRAEGLVHHSDRGSQYVSIRYSEVLAQAGIDPSVGTVGDSYDNALAETVNGLYKTELIYPHRPWASVGEVEIATLRWVYWWNNHRLHESLGYITPQEMEDAYYQQSHAHPLGVQ from the coding sequence CTGGTTGAAACCTGTCAAAGCGTCCCCCGACGTTCAGCGGAGCACTGGCGAGTCGGTCGACGACGAACTGAAGCGTCTGCGGCAAGAGAACAAAGAGCTGCGCAGGGCAAACGAGATCTTGAAGACCGCTTCAGCTTTTTTCGCAGCGGAACTCGACCGTCCCACCAGAAGATGATCGAATACATCGACACGTATCGCGATCGCTTCGGGGTCGAGGCCATCTGTCGCACGTTAAGGCAGACAGAATGTGGGTTTATCACCTCTCGTGGCTACCGAGCAGCGAAAACACGAGCCCCGTCGGCCAGGAGCTTGTCAGACGCGCTGCTTATCCCCGAATTGGTGAAAGTCTTCGAGGACAACTTCAGCGTGTACGGGGTACGCAAGATGTGGAAGGCCATGCAGCGCGCCGGCTGGGACATCGGTCGTGATCAGACGGCACGGTTGATGAAACTCGCCGGCATCCAAGGCCGCAGAAGGGGCCGCACTCCGATCACAACGCTTCGGGCTGATGTCCCGGATTGTCGTCCTGATCTGGTCAATCGTGACTTCACCGCGTCAGCGCCGCACCGGCTGTGGGTCGCTGACATCACCTACGTGCGTACCCTGTCGGGGTTTGCGTACACCGCGTTCATCACCGATGCGTACTCCCGCAAGATTGTCGGGGTTGCCACCAGGGCGAGCATGCGCACCGATGAGCTGCCTCTTGAGGCTTTTGAGCATGCTCTTTATCACGCAGGTGATCTCCGTGCTGAAGGACTTGTCCATCACAGCGATCGCGGCTCGCAGTACGTGTCCATTCGTTACAGTGAGGTGCTTGCTCAAGCTGGGATTGATCCGTCCGTTGGCACCGTCGGCGATTCCTACGACAACGCGTTGGCGGAAACGGTCAACGGTCTATACAAGACCGAGCTGATCTATCCCCACCGGCCGTGGGCGTCGGTTGGGGAAGTCGAGATCGCGACCCTTCGCTGGGTGTACTGGTGGAATAACCATCGCCTGCACGAGTCATTGGGATACATCACTCCACAAGAGATGGAAGACGCCTACTATCAACAATCACACGCCCACCCGTTGGGCGTTCAATAA
- a CDS encoding IS3 family transposase, whose protein sequence is MDFLRTHRHLYSIERMCRVLNEHEYAISPATFYRFQARGFGPTPAELDEAYTAHRLFELWRANRRVYGRRKLWKAAHRAGWNIGRDQVQRLMNILGIAGVL, encoded by the coding sequence GTGGACTTCCTCCGCACTCACCGGCACCTGTATTCCATCGAGCGGATGTGCCGCGTGCTCAACGAGCATGAATACGCTATTTCACCAGCAACGTTCTACCGCTTCCAGGCCCGTGGTTTCGGGCCCACCCCTGCCGAGCTGGACGAGGCTTACACCGCGCACCGGCTCTTTGAGCTGTGGCGGGCCAATCGGCGGGTCTACGGGCGACGAAAACTATGGAAAGCCGCCCACCGGGCAGGCTGGAACATCGGCCGTGACCAGGTGCAACGCCTCATGAATATCCTTGGAATCGCGGGTGTACTCTGA
- a CDS encoding AbgT family transporter has product MSATDPGSGESIEVESLLTAENLSRMVTDAVKNFITFPPLGVILAVMLGVAIAEYTGLLSALIRAMVSRVGPKTLTFMVALAGVTGSVASDAIYVIIIPLGAMAFHAVGRSPIVGAMVAFAASSAGFNASLILNITDLLLAGISTSAAQLVDASYTVSPLANIFFVIPSAVVLSLLITAVTELYVDKKAHQLVDHDEVSFEQSLSDASPDAPEQFPDEPSLTLTRTETKGLAAAGLTLLAFLVVYFVLLFWGASPFARPEEGFMESPLIQAIAVPIALAFFVTGLAYGLITGSITSSSDVPEMMAKGLQSLLPMLVLFFAVSQFLAWFQWSNLGPWTAIRGAELLQRWDLPTVILFAAFVAMVALLNLLITSGSAQWALMAPVVVPMMMYVGISPEVTQMLYRIGDSPTNIITPMSPYFALALTFLQRYYKKSGVGTLMSLALPYAMSMIVGWFLFFLLWYYAGIPLGPGSPMHYPVG; this is encoded by the coding sequence ATGTCCGCGACCGATCCCGGCTCCGGCGAGAGCATCGAGGTGGAATCCCTCCTGACCGCGGAGAACCTGTCGCGCATGGTCACGGACGCGGTGAAGAACTTCATCACCTTCCCGCCGCTGGGTGTGATTCTCGCGGTGATGCTGGGTGTGGCCATTGCAGAGTACACAGGCCTTCTATCCGCCCTGATCCGGGCCATGGTCTCCCGCGTGGGCCCGAAGACGCTGACGTTCATGGTGGCGCTGGCGGGTGTCACGGGCTCCGTGGCCTCCGACGCGATCTACGTCATCATCATCCCGCTGGGCGCCATGGCGTTCCACGCGGTCGGCCGTTCCCCGATCGTCGGCGCGATGGTTGCCTTCGCCGCCTCGAGCGCGGGGTTCAACGCCTCGCTCATCCTCAACATCACGGATCTGCTCCTCGCGGGCATTTCTACCTCCGCCGCCCAGCTTGTCGACGCCTCCTACACCGTCTCGCCGCTGGCAAACATTTTCTTCGTCATCCCCTCGGCAGTGGTGCTCTCTCTTTTAATCACCGCGGTGACCGAGCTCTACGTGGACAAGAAGGCGCACCAGCTGGTCGACCACGACGAGGTCAGCTTCGAGCAGTCGCTTAGCGACGCCTCCCCCGACGCACCCGAACAGTTCCCCGACGAGCCCTCCCTGACGCTGACGCGCACGGAGACGAAGGGGCTGGCCGCTGCCGGGCTGACGCTGCTGGCGTTCTTGGTGGTGTACTTCGTCCTGCTGTTCTGGGGCGCCTCCCCCTTCGCGCGGCCGGAGGAGGGCTTCATGGAGTCCCCGCTCATCCAGGCCATCGCGGTGCCCATCGCCCTGGCGTTCTTTGTCACGGGCCTGGCCTACGGCCTGATCACGGGCTCGATCACGTCGTCATCCGATGTCCCAGAGATGATGGCGAAGGGCTTGCAGTCGCTGTTGCCCATGCTGGTGCTCTTCTTCGCGGTGTCCCAGTTCCTCGCCTGGTTCCAATGGTCGAACCTGGGCCCCTGGACGGCGATCCGGGGAGCCGAACTGCTCCAGCGCTGGGACCTGCCCACCGTTATCCTCTTCGCGGCGTTCGTGGCCATGGTCGCCCTGCTCAATCTGCTGATCACCTCCGGCTCCGCCCAGTGGGCGCTCATGGCCCCGGTGGTGGTGCCGATGATGATGTACGTCGGGATCTCCCCCGAGGTGACCCAGATGCTCTACCGCATCGGCGACTCCCCCACCAACATCATCACCCCGATGTCGCCCTACTTCGCGCTGGCGCTGACCTTCCTGCAACGCTACTACAAGAAGTCCGGTGTGGGCACGCTCATGTCCCTGGCGCTGCCGTACGCCATGTCCATGATCGTGGGCTGGTTCCTCTTCTTCCTGCTGTGGTACTACGCGGGAATCCCGCTGGGCCCCGGCTCGCCGATGCACTACCCGGTGGGGTAG
- a CDS encoding FtsX-like permease family protein: MIRLALAQLRHRPARYMALLMTVAASVALTVAAAAVGLTIKRTVDSIFALPYTGVGYVKEVRGETTNIPSGAVFDRTTTAHLLEEGNLYTTTPVSGITQGPLQWRGVIDGRMPEGPGEVAATGVTPAVGSTQTLLFGAEPVEVSVVGRVTPSAAEQLIGGAGLVADSAALDAWEPTETPVGEIRSAESFSGAIPAAQHVQDLSDTYFDSRNKYFLLLAAFTLVVAVVAALTIFSSSSVIAGARVREMGLIRAVGGSSASLLLSAGIEALVIGLIGVAAGLPTGIALADVASELAQQLGIRVPLDDVGLPEVWLAAIGAAAVAVTVVSAVPASMTAVRKSATDSVSGAGSGNGRYVYAALALAFAGAAWFVRGGGVIRAVASAGFVVLACAAAAAVVIPMVLRVPVALPRFGLALGYAARQWSRSAAVIGIVVAAVALVSAVLAGSAQLRAHFVNVAEGQGVVDVGVTSLTGDVEPSLVDALSAVPGVEASAVPPRVSEGFALEPASPVLRRPLEQGVVNLGRGASVDTELPVRETSNSVTLVDPAVVPEQLPNAPAPTVFLRMSGEPVQDQSVLDGVRAVAAGAAVPVTMSESFSRRVDTVAMVERLLSITRLMSVVALLIAAVGIANTVFLSWRERARDRELLNSLGLTPAGSAGVMAVELLLLAIPAAVVGWLIGQWAGIYIAGVAIE; the protein is encoded by the coding sequence GTGATCCGTCTTGCACTTGCCCAGCTGCGTCACCGGCCTGCCCGCTACATGGCACTGTTGATGACGGTGGCAGCATCCGTCGCTTTAACGGTTGCAGCCGCGGCCGTTGGACTGACCATCAAACGGACGGTGGACAGCATTTTCGCGTTGCCGTATACCGGCGTGGGCTATGTCAAAGAGGTGCGGGGAGAGACGACGAACATCCCCAGTGGCGCCGTATTCGACAGGACAACCACGGCGCACCTGCTCGAAGAAGGCAACCTGTACACGACGACCCCGGTGTCGGGGATCACGCAGGGACCGCTCCAATGGCGAGGAGTAATTGACGGCCGCATGCCCGAGGGGCCGGGCGAAGTCGCCGCAACCGGGGTCACCCCGGCAGTGGGGTCGACACAAACTTTGCTGTTCGGGGCAGAGCCGGTGGAGGTCAGTGTGGTCGGGCGAGTAACCCCGAGCGCTGCGGAGCAGCTCATCGGAGGGGCCGGATTAGTTGCCGACAGTGCTGCATTGGACGCGTGGGAACCCACCGAAACGCCTGTGGGGGAGATTCGTTCGGCTGAGTCATTCTCAGGCGCCATTCCCGCTGCCCAGCATGTGCAGGACCTCAGCGACACCTACTTCGACTCGCGCAACAAGTACTTCCTCCTGCTTGCCGCATTCACATTGGTGGTCGCCGTCGTGGCGGCGTTGACCATCTTTTCGTCTTCATCCGTGATAGCCGGGGCCCGGGTGCGTGAGATGGGGTTGATCAGGGCAGTCGGCGGGTCGTCCGCAAGCTTGCTGCTCTCAGCGGGAATCGAGGCCCTGGTTATAGGACTCATCGGCGTGGCGGCAGGTTTGCCGACCGGGATCGCATTAGCCGATGTGGCGTCGGAGCTAGCGCAGCAGCTGGGGATACGCGTCCCACTGGACGACGTGGGCCTTCCCGAAGTGTGGCTGGCGGCGATTGGGGCGGCGGCGGTTGCTGTAACGGTGGTGTCCGCGGTTCCTGCGAGCATGACAGCTGTGCGCAAGAGCGCGACGGACAGTGTCAGCGGCGCCGGCAGCGGGAATGGGCGTTATGTTTACGCGGCTCTGGCTCTTGCGTTCGCGGGGGCCGCGTGGTTCGTGCGAGGCGGGGGAGTGATTCGAGCCGTGGCGTCGGCCGGTTTCGTGGTGCTCGCGTGCGCCGCGGCGGCAGCTGTGGTGATTCCCATGGTGCTTCGGGTACCTGTGGCGCTGCCGAGGTTCGGGCTGGCGCTGGGGTACGCGGCGCGGCAATGGAGCAGGTCGGCGGCAGTGATCGGGATCGTCGTGGCAGCCGTCGCTTTGGTGTCTGCTGTGCTGGCGGGGTCCGCGCAGTTGCGGGCGCACTTTGTGAACGTCGCCGAGGGGCAGGGAGTCGTGGATGTGGGCGTGACATCGCTCACCGGTGACGTCGAACCCTCGTTGGTGGATGCTCTCTCTGCCGTTCCGGGAGTGGAGGCGTCTGCGGTGCCCCCGCGAGTTTCGGAAGGGTTTGCGCTGGAGCCTGCATCGCCGGTGCTGCGACGGCCGCTTGAGCAGGGCGTGGTCAACCTTGGTCGGGGAGCCAGCGTGGACACTGAGCTGCCGGTTCGGGAAACGTCTAATTCTGTAACGTTAGTTGACCCCGCCGTCGTTCCCGAGCAGCTCCCCAATGCACCCGCACCGACGGTGTTTCTGCGGATGTCAGGGGAGCCGGTGCAGGATCAGTCTGTGCTCGACGGGGTGAGGGCTGTGGCGGCTGGGGCGGCGGTACCCGTGACGATGAGTGAGTCCTTCAGCCGGCGCGTCGACACGGTGGCCATGGTGGAGCGGCTGTTGTCCATCACCCGCCTAATGAGCGTGGTAGCACTTCTGATCGCGGCCGTGGGAATAGCCAACACTGTATTTCTCTCGTGGCGGGAGCGAGCAAGGGACCGAGAACTACTCAACTCGTTGGGGCTCACGCCTGCGGGAAGCGCGGGTGTGATGGCGGTGGAACTTCTGCTTCTCGCCATCCCGGCGGCAGTTGTGGGGTGGCTCATCGGGCAGTGGGCTGGGATTTATATCGCGGGCGTCGCGATCGAGTAG